One part of the Drosophila teissieri strain GT53w chromosome 3R, Prin_Dtei_1.1, whole genome shotgun sequence genome encodes these proteins:
- the LOC122621427 gene encoding vitelline membrane protein Vm26Ab-like: protein MKFLICLTLCIAAAQAGFIASPVATYAATYSAAAPLAYSAPAYSTYAAAAVPAYTSYSAISAPAYAAPVTTYAAGTALAAPISTYAAPAVVSSILKKK from the coding sequence ATGAAGTTCCTCATCTGCTTGACCCTCTGCATTGCCGCCGCCCAGGCAGGATTCATCGCATCCCCAGTGGCCACCTATGCCGCCACCTACTCCGCAGCTGCTCCCTTGGCCTACTCCGCCCCAGCCTACTCCACCTacgccgctgccgctgttcCCGCCTACACATCCTACTCCGCCATAAGTGCTCCTGCTTACGCCGCTCCTGTGACCACATATGCCGCCGGAACTGCCTTAGCTGCTCCCATCTCCACCTACGCAGCTCCGGCTGTCGTCAGCTCCATCCTGAAGAAGAAGTGA
- the LOC122621428 gene encoding cuticle protein 16.5-like codes for MKFLICLTLCIAAAQAGFIASPVATYAATYSAAAPLAYSAPAYSTYSAPAYSAYSTYAAAAVPAYTSYSALSAPAYAAPVTTYAAGTAFAAPISTYAAPAVVSSILKKK; via the coding sequence ATGAAGTTCCTCATCTGCTTGACCCTCTGCATTGCCGCCGCCCAGGCAGGATTCATCGCATCCCCAGTGGCCACCTATGCCGCCACCTACTCCGCAGCTGCTCCCTTGGCCTACTCCGCCCCAGCCTACTCCACCTACTCCGCTCCAGCCTACTCCGCCTACTCCACCTacgccgctgccgctgttcCCGCCTACACATCCTACTCCGCCTTAAGTGCTCCTGCTTACGCCGCTCCTGTGACCACATATGCCGCCGGAACTGCCTTTGCTGCTCCCATCTCCACCTACGCAGCTCCGGCTGTAGTCAGCTCCATCCTGAAGAAGAAGTGA
- the LOC122621751 gene encoding vitelline membrane protein Vm26Ab-like, translated as MKFLICLPLCIAAAQAGFIASPVATYAATYSAAAPLAYSAPAYSTYSAPAYSTYAAAAVPAYTSYSAYSAPAYTAPVTTYAAGTAFAAPITTYAAPAVVSSILKKK; from the coding sequence ATGAAGTTCCTCATCTGCTTGCCCCTCTGCATTGCCGCCGCCCAGGCAGGATTCATCGCATCCCCAGTGGCCACCTATGCCGCCACCTACTCCGCAGCTGCTCCCTTGGCCTACTCCGCCCCAGCCTACTCCACCTACTCCGCTCCAGCATACTCCACCTacgccgctgccgctgttcCCGCCTACACATCCTACTCCGCTTACAGTGCTCCTGCTTACACCGCTCCTGTGACCACATATGCCGCCGGAACTGCCTTTGCTGCTCCCATCACCACCTATGCAGCTCCGGCTGTCGTCAGCTCCATCCTGAAGAAGAAGTGA
- the LOC122620079 gene encoding GILT-like protein 1, translating into MSHKIAAVCLLMSCLIASAYGAAKVPISIYYESLCPDSAKFITEQVYPAMKGELRDVVELTFVPFGKSQFVTQGSEVTFTCHHGPNECYGNKVHACAIEHIQANSYQVEFTRESLTMDFINCLMKAGKNFPDNVYPGQRCATENHINNWENIKTCANSTEGMVLLRKAGETTMRLKEPLTSVPTILFNEQFDKKVNDRAQVNFVGSICQYVSAPQPRICNQHNGASTPSLASVSAILSSLLGLWFIRSFY; encoded by the exons ATGAGTCACAAAATCGCCGCCGTGTGCCTCCTGATGAGCTGCCTGATTGCCTCCGCTTATGGCGCCGCTAAG GTGCCCATCTCCATCTACTACGAGTCCCTGTGCCCGGACAGCGCCAAGTTCATTACGGAGCAGGTGTATCCGGCGATGAAGGGAGAACTGCGCGATGTGGTGGAGCTCACCTTCGTGCCGTTCGGAAAGTCTCAG TTCGTTACCCAGGGCTCCGAGGTGACGTTCACCTGCCACCACGGTCCGAACGAGTGCTATGGCAACAAGGTGCATGCCTGCGCCATCGAGCACATCCAGGCCAACTCCTACCAGGTGGAGTTCACGCGCGAGTCGCTCACGATGGACTTCATCAACTGCCTGATGAAGGCTGGCAAGAATTTCCCGGACAACGTCTATCCCGGCCAGCGATGCGCCACCGAGAACCACATCAACAACTGGGAGAACATCAAGACCTGCGCCAACTCCACCGAGGGAATGGTTCTGCTCAGGAAGGCCGGCGAAACCACCATGCGGCTCAAGGAGCCCCTCACCAGCGTGCCCACCATCCTGTTCAATGAG CAATTCGACAAGAAGGTGAATGATCGCGCCCAGGTGAACTTCGTGGGCTCCATCTGCCAATACGTATCCGCCCCGCAGCCGCGCATCTGCAACCAGCACAACGGAGCCTCGACCCCATCCTTGGCCAGCGTAAGCGCCATCCTTAGCTCCCTGCTGGGTCTTTGGTTTATCCGCTCCTTCTACTAA
- the LOC122620080 gene encoding dolichol-phosphate mannosyltransferase subunit 3, which yields MTNLQRWLFYASLFAIPYLSVLLGTVQTPLTTKYFLHIQLLPLVLLVIFGIYSVWTVLYRTLTFNDCPEAAKELQDEILEARKDLIAQGFRFRD from the exons ATGACCAATCTACAACGCTGGCTGTTTTACGCATCCCTCTTTGCGATTCCCTACCTTTCGGTTCTTTTGGGAACTGTGCAAACGCCATTGACTACCAAGTATTTCCTGCACATTCAGCTTCTGCCACTTGTGCTCCTCGTGATTTTTGGG ATCTATTCCGTTTGGACTGTGCTATATAGAACTCTAACTTTCAACGATTGCCCCGAGGCCGCCAAGGAGCTGCAAGATGAAATTCTGGAGGCTCGCAAGGACTTGATAGCCCAGGGATTTCGGTTTCGGGACTAA